The Methanoculleus thermophilus genome contains a region encoding:
- a CDS encoding glycoside hydrolase family protein: MTEDASTTAARDLMAEFADLTGLDPPRAHPRRYLWTDAYAVCNYLELFRRTGDEDYRDLALRLVDQVHHTLGRHRDDDSRTGWISGLSEEEGEAHPTRGGLRIGKPLPERRLDEPFDEQLEWERDGQYYHYLTKWMHALNRTSRVTGDPVYLSWAVDLAKAAHAAFTYTPSSGGKRMYWKMSIDLSRPLVPSMGLHDPLDGFVTYSELQAAAGGTELATEIADMARLCRAGVPAIDDPLGIGGLLFDSVRIVQIASQNVSAYEELLASILDAALVGLARFAGSGTLRNPPEYRLAFRELGLSIGLRGMEVIVERVRKNPALARRAEGLVRYVPLAAAIERFWMDPNNQKAGTWTGNREINMVMLATSLAPGEFLTV, from the coding sequence ATGACAGAGGATGCCAGTACCACAGCCGCCCGCGACCTCATGGCGGAGTTCGCCGACCTGACCGGGCTTGACCCGCCCCGAGCCCACCCGCGCCGCTATCTCTGGACGGATGCCTATGCGGTCTGCAACTACCTCGAACTCTTCCGCCGGACGGGTGACGAAGACTATCGCGACCTCGCCCTCCGCCTCGTCGACCAGGTGCACCACACCCTCGGCCGGCATCGCGACGACGATTCGCGGACCGGCTGGATCAGCGGTCTATCCGAGGAGGAGGGGGAGGCTCACCCGACCCGGGGAGGTCTTCGGATTGGAAAACCGCTCCCCGAGCGGAGGCTGGATGAACCGTTCGATGAGCAACTCGAGTGGGAGCGGGACGGGCAGTACTACCACTACCTCACCAAGTGGATGCACGCGCTCAACCGGACAAGCAGGGTGACCGGGGATCCGGTCTATCTTTCGTGGGCGGTGGACCTCGCAAAGGCCGCCCACGCCGCGTTCACATACACCCCTTCCTCCGGCGGCAAAAGGATGTACTGGAAGATGAGTATCGACCTCTCCCGGCCGCTCGTACCTTCAATGGGCCTGCACGACCCCCTCGATGGGTTCGTCACCTACAGCGAACTCCAGGCGGCCGCCGGGGGGACCGAACTTGCGACCGAGATCGCCGATATGGCCCGTCTCTGCCGGGCAGGGGTCCCTGCCATCGACGACCCGCTCGGGATCGGCGGGCTTCTGTTTGACTCCGTAAGGATCGTCCAGATCGCAAGCCAGAACGTATCTGCATACGAAGAACTGCTCGCGTCCATCCTCGACGCAGCCCTCGTGGGCCTTGCACGATTTGCCGGGAGCGGGACGCTCCGCAATCCTCCCGAATACCGCCTGGCCTTCCGTGAACTCGGGCTCTCGATCGGTCTACGGGGGATGGAGGTCATCGTCGAGCGGGTCCGGAAGAACCCGGCCCTCGCCCGGCGAGCGGAGGGTCTTGTACGGTATGTGCCGCTCGCCGCTGCGATCGAGCGCTTCTGGATGGATCCGAACAACCAGAAGGCCGGCACCTGGACCGGAAATCGGGAGATCAATATGGTGATGCTTGCTACCAGCCTCGCTCCCGGGGAGTTCCTGACTGTTTGA
- a CDS encoding zinc ribbon domain-containing protein: protein MCGHTSKGGRDGSSFRYRRCGFQLHADLNAARNNRSSRHIRFEWAARQPAECSASLTRLQAPANRRRVVDN from the coding sequence GTGTGCGGACATACCTCTAAAGGAGGTCGGGATGGTTCGTCGTTCCGATACCGGAGATGTGGGTTTCAACTCCACGCTGATCTCAATGCTGCTCGTAACAATCGCTCAAGCCGGCATATCCGGTTTGAGTGGGCTGCCCGTCAACCAGCCGAATGTAGCGCGTCTCTGACACGGTTACAAGCCCCGGCCAACAGGCGCAGGGTTGTTGACAACTGA
- the npdG gene encoding NADPH-dependent F420 reductase, which translates to MTTIGVIGGTGGQGFGIALRFAQVGENVIIGSRTIDKALAAVEKAKELLGDIPNIQAATNPEAAKAADVLVLTVPLAAQRDILLSIKEGAAGKPLLDATGPLESCIGGSATRYIDLPEGSAAERSQSILPDAKVICAFNTISQSWWLQLDEPIDCDCLISGNDEDAKAFVTPLIEKIPGIKVVDCGKLERARIIEKITPLLIGLNIKNKCQFGGIRITGLDKGRA; encoded by the coding sequence ATGACTACAATTGGAGTGATCGGTGGAACGGGGGGTCAGGGGTTCGGAATCGCCCTCCGGTTTGCACAGGTGGGAGAGAACGTCATCATCGGATCCCGGACGATTGACAAAGCCTTGGCCGCCGTGGAGAAGGCAAAGGAACTCCTTGGCGATATCCCGAACATCCAGGCCGCGACAAACCCCGAAGCGGCGAAAGCCGCCGACGTCCTGGTCCTCACGGTGCCGCTCGCGGCCCAGAGGGATATCCTGCTCTCGATCAAGGAGGGTGCAGCCGGGAAACCGCTTCTGGACGCTACGGGGCCGCTGGAGTCCTGCATCGGCGGGTCGGCGACGAGGTACATCGACCTCCCGGAGGGCTCGGCCGCGGAGCGGTCCCAGTCGATCCTGCCGGATGCGAAGGTGATCTGCGCCTTCAACACCATCTCCCAGAGTTGGTGGCTGCAGCTCGACGAGCCGATCGACTGCGACTGCCTCATTTCCGGCAACGACGAGGATGCCAAGGCGTTCGTGACGCCGCTCATCGAGAAGATCCCGGGCATAAAAGTCGTCGACTGCGGCAAACTTGAGCGGGCCCGGATCATCGAGAAGATCACCCCGCTTCTGATTGGCTTGAACATCAAGAATAAGTGCCAGTTCGGCGGCATCCGGATCACCGGCCTCGACAAAGGCCGAGCCTAG
- a CDS encoding TIGR03557 family F420-dependent LLM class oxidoreductase: MVEIGYKLFTEAHSAPELVKNARLAEDAGFSFVSISDHYLPWISNHGHAGFAWCILGAVSQATSRVRVATGVTCPLVRYHPAIVAQAAATAATMMPGRFELGLGTGENLNEHVTGGIFPISEQLRLDMLREAVKIIRTLWKGEMQDYYGIYYTVDNARIYELPQELPEIRISAEGPMAAEVAGEIGDALIHFEQKPEEVIETFRASGGEGKSCMIETVVCYGRSEEEAKRTAYEWFPVAANKGELNWVVPTPTHFEQMQQMVTPEDVAKTVLCGPDPEKIIEKVGKFVDMGYDSVLIHQVGPEQEAFINLAHDVILPEFGIRPPRPEATGRMVPGPAR, encoded by the coding sequence ATGGTCGAGATAGGCTACAAACTTTTCACCGAGGCGCACAGCGCGCCCGAACTGGTCAAGAACGCAAGACTCGCCGAAGACGCCGGGTTCTCGTTTGTGAGCATCAGCGACCACTACCTCCCGTGGATCTCAAACCACGGGCATGCGGGGTTTGCCTGGTGTATCCTCGGCGCGGTCTCGCAGGCCACCTCGCGGGTCAGGGTCGCCACCGGCGTGACCTGTCCGTTGGTGCGCTACCACCCGGCGATCGTCGCACAGGCCGCCGCAACCGCCGCCACGATGATGCCGGGAAGGTTCGAGCTCGGGCTCGGGACGGGGGAGAACTTAAACGAACATGTCACCGGGGGCATCTTTCCTATATCCGAGCAGTTGCGCCTGGATATGCTTCGAGAAGCAGTGAAGATCATCAGGACGCTCTGGAAGGGAGAGATGCAGGACTACTACGGCATCTACTACACCGTCGATAACGCGCGGATCTACGAACTGCCGCAAGAGCTTCCAGAGATCCGCATCTCGGCGGAAGGCCCGATGGCAGCTGAGGTGGCCGGCGAGATCGGGGACGCGCTCATCCACTTCGAGCAAAAGCCAGAGGAGGTGATCGAGACGTTCCGTGCATCGGGCGGCGAAGGAAAATCATGCATGATCGAGACCGTGGTCTGCTACGGCAGGAGTGAGGAGGAGGCGAAGCGCACGGCGTACGAGTGGTTCCCCGTCGCTGCAAACAAGGGTGAACTGAACTGGGTCGTCCCCACCCCGACGCATTTTGAGCAGATGCAGCAGATGGTGACGCCTGAGGATGTCGCAAAGACTGTCCTCTGCGGGCCAGACCCGGAGAAGATCATAGAGAAGGTGGGCAAATTTGTCGATATGGGTTACGACAGCGTCCTGATCCACCAGGTCGGCCCCGAGCAGGAGGCGTTCATCAATCTTGCGCACGACGTCATCCTGCCCGAGTTCGGGATCAGGCCCCCGCGGCCAGAGGCCACAGGGAGGATGGTCCCCGGTCCGGCGAGGTGA
- the pfkA gene encoding 6-phosphofructokinase, producing the protein MKRIGILTSGGDAPGMNACIRAAVRTALAHNLSVFGIRRGYTGLIDGDAVPLDRTAIRNTIHLGGTILETSRNSEFYTKDGRLKAAASIEKMGLDGIILIGGEGTFHGASLLAAETDPAALIGVPGSIDNDIYGTDYCIGFDTAANCAVEAIDRIRDTARSHERIFFIEVMGRTAGFLALESGIAGGAEELVIPEEEVSIDRISERIRRGFTIGKKSAIVVVAEGKTPGISFEIARQIGERLNFDTRVVVLGHLQRGGPPTLRDRVLGSLLGVAAVEALLEGRSGCMVGEIGGDLAYTPLEETWQRKKPLDEDLWRIFPFLSE; encoded by the coding sequence ATGAAGCGGATCGGGATTCTCACCAGCGGCGGTGACGCTCCGGGTATGAACGCCTGTATACGGGCGGCGGTGCGCACAGCGCTCGCACACAACCTCTCGGTCTTCGGGATACGCCGGGGATATACCGGGCTCATCGACGGCGACGCAGTGCCGCTCGACCGGACGGCGATCAGAAATACCATTCATCTGGGCGGCACAATCCTTGAGACCTCGCGGAACAGCGAGTTTTACACAAAGGACGGGCGGCTTAAAGCGGCAGCGTCCATCGAGAAGATGGGTCTCGACGGCATCATCCTGATCGGAGGGGAGGGGACGTTTCACGGTGCAAGCCTGCTTGCGGCCGAGACGGACCCGGCAGCACTCATCGGTGTGCCGGGGAGCATCGATAACGACATTTACGGAACCGACTACTGTATCGGGTTCGATACCGCCGCAAACTGCGCGGTCGAGGCGATAGACCGCATCCGCGACACGGCCCGGTCCCATGAGCGCATCTTCTTCATCGAGGTGATGGGGCGCACGGCGGGGTTTTTGGCGCTCGAGAGCGGTATCGCCGGAGGTGCCGAAGAACTCGTCATCCCCGAGGAAGAGGTCTCGATCGACCGGATAAGCGAGCGCATACGCAGAGGGTTTACTATCGGGAAGAAGAGCGCGATCGTCGTGGTGGCGGAGGGAAAGACCCCGGGGATCTCCTTTGAGATTGCCCGCCAGATCGGTGAGCGCCTCAACTTCGATACCCGGGTCGTTGTCCTCGGTCACCTCCAGCGGGGCGGGCCGCCGACGCTGCGTGACCGGGTGCTCGGGAGTCTCCTCGGTGTCGCCGCCGTCGAGGCGCTGCTCGAGGGGCGGAGCGGGTGCATGGTGGGAGAGATCGGGGGAGACCTTGCATACACACCGCTTGAGGAGACCTGGCAGAGGAAGAAGCCGCTCGATGAGGACTTATGGCGGATATTCCCGTTTCTCTCGGAGTAG
- a CDS encoding pyridoxamine 5-phosphate oxidase, producing MPARLIDYFNKQPRIGLLSTANKEGKVDAAVFGSPMMTDEKTVVMGLGQNRTFAYLQENPNAVYTIVEAGETIMDWKGLRVYLKMKDYATSGETLETYRRQIAQVAGEDAAAMIHATVTFEVTEVRPLIDMGQGWEKSI from the coding sequence ATGCCAGCCAGGTTAATTGATTACTTCAACAAGCAGCCAAGGATCGGTCTGCTCAGCACCGCGAATAAGGAGGGGAAGGTCGATGCAGCTGTCTTTGGCTCGCCGATGATGACTGATGAAAAGACTGTTGTCATGGGGCTTGGGCAGAATCGCACGTTCGCGTATCTGCAGGAGAATCCAAACGCCGTCTACACGATTGTGGAGGCGGGAGAGACGATAATGGACTGGAAAGGGCTCCGGGTCTATCTGAAGATGAAGGACTACGCGACATCGGGGGAGACGCTGGAGACCTATCGAAGACAGATCGCACAGGTTGCGGGTGAAGATGCGGCAGCGATGATCCACGCTACGGTGACGTTTGAGGTCACCGAAGTGCGCCCCCTCATCGATATGGGCCAGGGCTGGGAGAAGTCTATCTGA